One genomic window of Fusarium fujikuroi IMI 58289 draft genome, chromosome FFUJ_chr01 includes the following:
- a CDS encoding related to ribosomal protein S5 (mitochondrial) has product MSVARPARNLLGRCIASSRTASVTVPLVPCSQFHSTPPRSKRKSRFRNVTAQELGLIKESGEFTAGMDKYKQDKFADLSKQDLENLKASYTPEQLEAIELGEKAVSPEDMIIQGRLRDDPYKPTYIEDYTVLDPRYDIKPEIEGTPREVQWPDKSEWIDNYGQKMMKITDKKTSDQLTRAMVRALRRVKESQGEDLIDLTEDELKDIEKDPELIKRYIIAEDGPEPTANDKGPEFMTRSQAEKLDEAVDEAWEAELDKIVGFSSQGEVEPSNLELIQDGPAGVDRTYSAEAPDLGKVPGVKGLYKHAVDPEDQGQDDSGKYQEIKRLTGMSLKDIRSLLTKGLVTRWVSNQTRLGKVRSTSVVAIAGNGNGRLGLGMAKSTEAGVAEETAQMLAIRNMKPVRRYENRTIYGNVSAKISGTVVELMARPPGFGLRCPHRIFEMCRAAGIHDIAARMPRSKNPMNSVKAAYQALTNQPDPEQIAIGRGKKLVDVRKVYYGGAVY; this is encoded by the exons ATGAGCGTCGCACGTCCGGCGCGCAACCTCCTCGGCAGGTGCATCGCCTCATCTCGAACCGCTTCAGTCACCGTCCCTCTCGTACCATGTAGTCAGTTCCACAGCACACCACCCAGGTCGAAGCGAAAGTCTCGGTTTCGAAATGTCACGGCCCAGGAGCTAGGTCTGATCAAGGAGTCGGGTGAATTCACGGCGGGTATGGACAAGTACAAGCAGGACAAGTTTGCCGACCTGTCCAAGCAGGATCTCGAGAATCTCAAGGCCTCTTACACACCAGAGCAACTTGAGGCTATTGAGCTGGGCGAGAAAGCCGTCAGCCCTGAAGACATGATCATTCAGGGTCGGTTACGTGACGATCCCTACAAGCCAACATACATCGAGGATTATACCGTGCTGGACCCCCGCTACGATATCAAGCCGGAGATCGAAGGCACCCCGAGAGAGGTGCAATGGCCTGACAAGAGCGAATGGATCGACAATTACGGCCAAAAAATGATGAAGATCACGGACAAGAAGACGAGCGACCAACTTACCCGAGCCATGGTCCGAGCATTGCGACGTGTGAAGGAGAGCCAGGGAGAGGACTTGATAGATCTCACTGaggatgagctcaaggacatTGAGAAGGACCCTGAGCTGATCAAACGCTACATCATCGCCGAGGACGGCCCCGAGCCCACTGCAAACGATAAGGGTCCCGAGTTCATGACTCGTTCCCAGGCTGAGAAGTTGGATGAGGCTGTTGACGAGGCATGGGAGGCCGAGCTCGACAAGATTGTTGGTTTTAGCAGTCAGGGTGAGGTCGAACCCTCGAACCTTGAGCTCATTCAGGATGGCCCCGCGGGTGTTGATCGGACCTACTCGGCTGAGGCACCTGATCTCGGTAAGGTCCCTGGTGTCAAAGGCTTGTACAAGCACGCCGTTGACCCCGAGGATCAGGGCCAGGATGACTCGGGCAAGTACCAGGAGATCAAGCGCCTGACAGGCATGAGTCTCAAGGACATTCGCTCGCTGCTGACCAAAGGTCTTGTGACTCGTTGGGTCTCCAATCAAACTCGTTTGGGCAAGGTCCGCAGTACCTCTGTGGTTGCCATCGCTGGTAACGGCAATGGCCGTCTAGGACTTGGAATGGCAAAGTCTACTGAGGCCGGTGTGGCTGAGGAGACAGCTCAGATGTTGGCCATCCGCAACATGAAACCCGTCCGACGATATGAGAACCGTACTATCTATGGTAATGTGTCTGCTAAGATTTCAGGCACTGTAGTCGAGCTGATGGCCCGTCCTCCCG GCTTTGGACTTCGCTGCCCTCACCGTATTTTCGAGATGTGCCGCGCCGCCGGTATCCATGACATCGCTGCTCGCATGCCCCGATCCAAGAACCCCATGAACTCTGTCAAGGCGGCGTACCAAGCGTTGACCAACCAGCCCGACCCCGAGCAGATAGCCATCGGCCGGGGCAAGAAGCTGGTGGACGTGCGCAAGGTCTACTATGGAGGAGCTGTATATTAA
- a CDS encoding related to aimless RasGEF (aleA), translating to MQPNHVDSQTAHPTSGIAASGPTSIDPDIESDSDPSAPANGHRDSVGSIIDDPFFQTYDPAVQAAAVSEDEDQSDGSSVYQSLEDEDHEHLFHDTKGHNFGKAAKQAKRKSGGGKKVKPDSDDNESSQYWPPPRRESLTATPSSYWSQAPPTMESFNIAVIGSTGVGKSSFVQRVLGLSRPPISNASSVRMLVDNNSHAVTLLELDLEYFELNPTQPIQWPKQINGHIVPRVDAALILYDVTNHESVRELPQTLEENGETFSRRRAQSAANLEAPDVGTGRPISQHSKHSRASSDFSLLKGFSNPPINENYRAQSSRSPRQGHTASSNPEAGELGQAQTLNNMLRTPGIRLDRPSTDSFLDVDESDAESYRYSDDIPILQRNDDNTLDKQAKMAGVTFDELVDRLLAPRLTRIDNNFSDVFLCLYRKFAAPGELFTAILTRLDKVRDDKTAHYLSKTATQLRIIEVVAKWVSLYPGDFARPQTRRNLEEFIRHLSTEPIFSIAAQHMRRHLQFNVVEDDDTGWANSDETSDKLASEILSKDMNELSSGVSVLTVESDLDVRPSGSSEVSLADRSSSVSSQVHFHTFEDYERAASNLEPTDNLPMNKFRYHIFMDIPDDDVADELTRIDWIMFSSIRIRDFVRHVSLSASQKERCKSLRNVNRMINHFNHVAKWVANMILLRDKAKHRALILEKFMNISLKLRQLNNYNGLAAILAGVNGTAIHRLNQTRTLVPAEVQKRFARLGILMGTQKSHFAYRLAWENSSLPRIPFIPLHRRDLVSAEEGSRTFVGTDGDRINWKKFEVLGEVLLPIMKSQSTSYPNLTKHDTARELILGCRMPTDEEDIYQRSVQVESGSGNFAEPPKKKFPWFAK from the exons ATGCAACCCAATCATGTTGACTCACAGACTGCTCACCCAACTTCAGGCATTGCCGCTTCAGGCCCGACATCCATAGACCCCGACATCGAGAGCGACTCCGATCCTTCAGCCCCGGCCAACGGCCATCGAGATTCTGTCGGTTCAATTATTGACGACCCCTTCTTCCAGACCTACGACCCGGCCGTTCAAGCTGCTGCAGTTTCCGAGGACGAGGACCAATCTGATGGCAGTTCGGTCTACCAATCGCTAGAAGACGAGGACCACGAGCATCTTTTTCACGACACAAAGGGGCACAACTTCGGCAAAGCGGCCAAGCAAGCCAAGCGCAAAAGCGGCGGCGGAAAGAAAGTGAAGCCCGACAGCGATGATAACGAATCAAGCCAATACTGGCCGCCTCCACGACGAGAATCTTTGACCGCTACACCCTCTTCGTACTGG TCCCAAGCACCACCGACTATGGAAAGTTTCAACATTGCCGTCATCGGTTCTACCGGCGTTGGCAAATCTTCCTTTGTCCAGCGGGTCTTAGGCCTGTCTCGCCCACCCATCTCGAATGCTTCCAGCGTCCGCATGCTGGTCGACAACAACTCTCACGCCGTAACTCTACTCGAGCTGGACCTGGAGTATTTCGAATTGAACCCTACGCAGCCCATCCAGTGGCCAAAACAGATCAATGGGCATATCGTCCCCCGCGTCGATGCTGCTCTTATATTATATGATGTCACCAATCATGAATCCGTGCGTGAACTACCTCAGACATTGG AAGAAAATGGTGAAACGTTCTCGCGCAGGCGAGCGCAGTCTGCTGCCAATCTGGAAGCTCCCGACGTAGGCACCGGGCGCCCCATTAGCCAACATAGCAAACATAGCCGAGCAAGCTCCGATTTCTCTTTACTCAAGGGTTTCTCCAATCCACCAATTAACGAAAACTACCGGGCGCAATCGTCTCGCAGCCCCAGGCAAGGTCATACAGCCAGCTCGAATCCCGAGGCAGGAGAACTGGGCCAAGCGCAAACACTCAATAACATGTTGAGGACTCCTGGCATTCGACTCGACAGACCCAGTACCGATTCGTTCTTGGATGTGGATGAGTCTGATGCAGAATCCTACCGATACTCAGATGACATCCCGATACTTCAAAGAAATGACGATAACACGCTGGATAAGCAAGCGAAGATGGCAGGCGTAACATTCGATGAGCTAGTTGATCGACTTCTTGCTCCTCGCTTAACAAGAATCGACAACAACTTCTCTGATGTTTTTCTCTGTCTTTATCGCAAGTTTGCAGCTCCTGGTGAGCTATTTACTGCCATTTTAACCCGACTGGATAAAGTGAGAGACGATAAGACAGCGCATTACCTTTCCAAGACAGCCACGCAGCTCCGAATTATTGAGGTAGTCGCGAAATGGGTATCACTTTACCCCGGCGACTTCGCCCGTCCTCAAACTAGACGAAACCTGGAGGAGTTTATCAGGCATCTGAGTACAGAGCCGATTTTCTCAATCGCAGCGCAACATATGCGACGACACCTTCAATTCAATGTCGTGGAAGACGACGATACAGGTTGGGCAAACTCGGACGAGACTAGCGATAAGCTCGCAAGTGAGATCTTGTCAAAGGACATGAACGAGCTGTCGTCGGGTGTGAGTGTGTTGACTGTGGAGTCGGACTTGGACGTGAGACCATCTGGAAGCTCAGAGGTCTCTCTTGCGGACAGAAGCAGCAGTGTCTCGAGCCAGGTGCATTTCCATACATTTGAGGACTACGAGAGAGCCGCGAGCAACCTGGAACCTACGGACAACTTACCTATGAACAAATTCCGTTACCATATATTCATGGACATCCCCGACGATGATGTTGCGGACGAGCTGACGAGAATCGATTGGATCATGTTTTCCTCAATTCGAATACGCGATTTCGTTCGACATGTCAGCCTATCTGCGTCCCAAAAGGAGCGTTGCAAGAGTTTACGGAATGTGAATCGAATGATCAACCATTTCAATCATGTTGCCAAATGGGTTGCCAACATGATTCTGTTGCgggacaaggccaagcatCGAGCGCTAATATTAGAGAAGTTCATGAATATTTCACTGAAGCTGCGGCAACTCAACAACTACAATGGGTTGGCGGCCATACTAGCAGGTGTGAACGGAACGGCCATTCATCGATTAAATCAGACGAGAACACTAGTACCAGCAGAAGTCCAAAAGCGGTTTGCGCGGTTGGGCATATTGATGGGAACCCAGAAGAGTCATTTCGCCTACCGTCTAGCCTGGGAAAATTCTTCCCTCCCCCGGATTCCTTTCATTCCCCTTCATCGAAGAGATTTGGTGTCAGCAGAGGAGGGAAGCAGAACATTCGTTGGTACGGATGGAGATCGCATCAATTGGAAGAAGTTTGAGGTTCTGGGAGAGGTCCTGTTACCAATCATGAAGAGCCAGAGCACATCATACCCAAATCTAACCAAGCACGACACTGCAAGAGAACTGATTCTGGGTTGTCGCATGCCAACGGATGAAGAG GATATTTATCAGCGAAGTGTGCAAGTCGAAAGTGGCTCAGGGAATTTCGCTGAGCCGCCTAAGAAGAAGTTCCCATGGTTTGCAAAGTAA